Proteins co-encoded in one Actinomadura luteofluorescens genomic window:
- a CDS encoding winged helix DNA-binding domain-containing protein produces the protein MLTRRALNRATLDRQLLLARSTLPVVEAVEHLVGLQAQTPHSWYVGLGVRLEDVRPEQIGQLLLDRQLVRIALMRSTIHLVSARDCLWLRPLTQPVLDRDLFSNHTHGEPVQGLDMDELVAAARPLVKEKPRTSKELGALLAEHGRAAGWGDRPPASLAYAARNRMALVQVPPRGVWGRSGPIAHTTAEVWLGRSLAADASLEEMVLRYLAAFGPASVKDVQKWSGLTRLREVVNRLRPRLAVFTDDDGRELFDVPNAPRPDPDTPAPPRLLYDFDNLLLSHADRGRVITDAFRAQNYATRRPLPGVVLLDGFTAGDWQLERERDTATLLVRPYEQLASRDKDALTEEGERLLDFAAADAATRDIRFES, from the coding sequence ATGCTCACTCGCCGCGCGCTCAACCGCGCCACGCTCGACCGGCAACTGCTGCTGGCCCGTTCGACACTGCCCGTGGTGGAGGCGGTGGAGCATCTGGTGGGTCTGCAGGCGCAGACGCCGCACTCGTGGTACGTGGGCCTGGGCGTACGGCTGGAGGACGTGCGCCCGGAGCAGATCGGGCAGCTGCTCCTCGACCGGCAACTGGTGCGCATCGCGTTGATGCGTTCGACGATCCACTTGGTGAGTGCGCGCGACTGCCTGTGGCTGCGCCCGCTGACCCAGCCCGTCCTGGACCGCGACCTGTTCTCCAACCACACCCACGGCGAACCCGTCCAGGGCTTGGACATGGACGAGTTGGTCGCCGCCGCCCGGCCGTTGGTTAAGGAGAAGCCGCGTACGAGCAAGGAACTCGGCGCGCTGCTGGCCGAACACGGCCGGGCGGCGGGATGGGGCGACCGGCCCCCGGCGTCGCTCGCGTACGCGGCCCGCAACAGGATGGCGTTGGTGCAGGTGCCGCCCCGGGGTGTGTGGGGGCGAAGCGGGCCCATCGCGCACACGACTGCCGAGGTGTGGCTGGGCCGATCTTTGGCGGCCGACGCGTCCCTTGAGGAGATGGTCCTGCGTTACCTGGCGGCGTTCGGCCCCGCGTCCGTGAAGGACGTGCAGAAGTGGTCAGGGCTGACGCGGTTGCGGGAGGTGGTGAACCGGCTGCGTCCCCGCCTGGCCGTCTTCACCGACGACGACGGGCGTGAACTGTTCGACGTCCCCAACGCTCCCCGGCCCGATCCCGACACCCCCGCGCCGCCGCGTCTTCTGTACGACTTCGACAATCTGCTGCTGTCGCACGCCGACCGCGGCCGCGTCATCACCGACGCCTTCCGCGCGCAGAACTACGCCACGCGCCGTCCACTGCCCGGCGTAGTGCTCCTGGACGGGTTCACCGCCGGTGACTGGCAACTGGAACGTGAACGGGACACCGCGACGCTGCTCGTCCGGCCCTATGAGCAGCTCGCGTCGCGAGACAAGGATGCGCTGACCGAGGAGGGTGAACGGCTCTTGGACTTCGCCGCCGCCGACGCCGCCACTCGCGACATCCGCTTCGAATCCTGA
- a CDS encoding restriction system modified-DNA reader domain-containing protein, producing the protein MEIGAVDSLATNVVIPGSAQEPIEVYIDHVALRMAIVERAGARTIGSDWDVAGVYALLDPTASDGTWGVYVGKAPAGIRSRLSTHLSQKDHWSRAVLVRRDTRYGFHSAQVGWLEGRLYDLLDAASNARLHNIRRPVDETLPPHDRQMLESCVMPFVRVLRLLGHDASVASAKLEPTLPPPRVSSGSNKRLRRKIHGTVRDLLAAGLLEAQAKIVSTSPARPAEATVLPDGRIEYDGRLFASPSGAADYVTKGSENGWTFWAVDTDIGRVTLDSLRKRLVPPSPG; encoded by the coding sequence TTGGAGATCGGCGCAGTCGACAGCCTGGCGACGAACGTGGTCATCCCCGGATCGGCCCAGGAGCCGATCGAGGTCTACATCGATCACGTCGCCCTGCGTATGGCCATCGTGGAACGCGCTGGGGCCAGAACCATCGGCTCCGACTGGGACGTGGCCGGCGTCTACGCACTCCTCGACCCCACCGCCTCCGACGGCACCTGGGGCGTCTACGTGGGCAAGGCCCCTGCGGGCATCAGATCTCGCCTGTCGACCCACCTCAGCCAAAAAGACCACTGGTCGCGCGCCGTCCTCGTCCGCAGGGACACCAGGTACGGCTTCCACTCGGCCCAAGTCGGATGGCTGGAAGGACGCCTGTACGACCTCCTCGACGCCGCCTCGAACGCCCGCCTCCACAACATTCGCCGTCCGGTAGACGAAACACTCCCGCCACACGATCGCCAGATGCTCGAATCCTGTGTCATGCCGTTCGTCCGCGTGCTGCGCCTCCTCGGTCATGACGCCTCGGTGGCCAGCGCGAAGCTCGAACCGACTCTCCCGCCGCCGCGCGTATCGAGCGGTAGCAATAAGAGACTCAGGCGAAAGATCCATGGCACAGTGCGAGACCTCCTTGCCGCCGGCCTGCTCGAAGCACAAGCGAAGATCGTCTCCACCAGCCCCGCTCGTCCAGCAGAGGCAACCGTCTTGCCTGACGGCCGCATCGAGTACGACGGGCGCCTCTTCGCCAGCCCCTCGGGCGCGGCGGACTACGTCACCAAGGGTTCCGAAAACGGATGGACTTTCTGGGCGGTGGATACCGACATCGGCAGAGTCACGCTCGACTCCCTCCGAAAGCGTCTCGTCCCGCCATCCCCAGGCTGA
- a CDS encoding HNH endonuclease signature motif containing protein: protein MTTTRSLDGGRYINGWLNPEDTAIWDGTLAPLAKPTKPTKPTGPTGPAGPTGLDDPRDLPERTAAALTAVLSGGHKATKVTLICDLDTLTGSHTPARLTDGTPIPAPQARRIALSAGVSPLLLAGGHTPLYLGHKVRFATTAQRQVLETLYPTCAVQGCEVPGTLCEVDHINGWALGNSPTDIDKLALCCGWHNRYKHTNPHQIHITHNPTTGRFTYRLLPPPHTRTTDPPTASPQTVDPRTVDPRTAGTEMAGPGTANSPMVDSLTTAPPTTAPPASDPPTGDRRAVVPRAGDPRTVVSPAGGPPAGDPQIVESHVVETRAGDPPTAVPGGGGVSTTLKSAA, encoded by the coding sequence ATCACCACCACCCGCTCCCTGGATGGTGGCCGCTACATCAACGGCTGGCTCAACCCCGAAGACACCGCCATCTGGGACGGCACCCTGGCCCCCCTCGCCAAACCGACCAAACCGACCAAACCGACCGGACCGACCGGACCGGCTGGACCGACCGGGCTCGACGACCCTCGCGACCTGCCAGAGCGGACCGCCGCCGCACTGACCGCTGTTCTGTCGGGCGGGCACAAGGCCACCAAGGTCACCCTCATCTGCGACCTGGACACCCTCACCGGCAGCCACACCCCCGCCCGCCTCACCGACGGCACCCCCATCCCCGCACCACAAGCCCGCCGCATCGCCCTCTCAGCCGGAGTGTCACCCCTCCTGCTCGCAGGCGGCCACACCCCCCTCTACCTGGGCCACAAGGTCCGCTTCGCCACCACCGCCCAACGCCAGGTCCTGGAAACCCTCTACCCGACCTGCGCAGTCCAGGGCTGCGAGGTCCCCGGGACGCTCTGCGAAGTCGACCACATCAACGGATGGGCCCTGGGCAACAGCCCCACCGACATCGACAAACTCGCCCTGTGCTGCGGATGGCACAACCGCTACAAACACACCAACCCCCACCAAATCCACATCACCCACAACCCCACCACCGGCCGTTTCACCTACCGCCTCCTCCCACCACCCCACACACGAACTACCGACCCACCAACAGCCAGCCCGCAAACAGTCGATCCACGAACCGTCGATCCACGAACCGCTGGCACAGAGATGGCCGGCCCAGGAACAGCCAACTCACCAATGGTCGACTCCTTGACGACCGCCCCACCGACGACCGCCCCACCCGCATCCGACCCGCCAACAGGTGACCGGCGAGCAGTCGTCCCGCGAGCAGGTGACCCGCGGACGGTCGTCTCGCCTGCAGGTGGCCCGCCTGCAGGTGACCCGCAGATAGTCGAGTCGCATGTGGTCGAAACGCGAGCAGGTGACCCGCCAACAGCTGTGCCGGGAGGAGGTGGCGTGTCCACGACCCTCAAAAGCGCCGCATAG
- a CDS encoding DUF222 domain-containing protein produces MNALAAIASELAARTAPESAAECMELAETLAAASDVQESALVGFIARVDESGELRRWGFPSAQAWLRSRLGMRDQRAKERITLARHLHRLPAVTELLARGELSYGYATTVADAVARLDDDDCAKAEILLLDMVGQGFSPGKVAAFGRRIREVITERDGHDQAPPGRAARV; encoded by the coding sequence GTGAACGCCCTCGCCGCGATCGCCTCCGAACTGGCCGCACGCACCGCTCCGGAGTCTGCCGCGGAGTGCATGGAGTTGGCCGAGACGTTAGCGGCCGCCTCCGACGTCCAGGAGAGTGCGCTGGTCGGGTTCATCGCCCGGGTCGACGAGAGCGGTGAGCTGCGCCGCTGGGGCTTCCCTTCCGCCCAGGCGTGGCTGAGGTCACGGCTGGGTATGCGCGATCAGCGCGCCAAAGAACGCATCACCCTGGCCCGGCACCTCCACCGGCTGCCCGCGGTCACCGAGCTGCTGGCCAGAGGCGAGTTGTCCTACGGCTATGCCACGACCGTCGCCGACGCTGTCGCCCGTCTCGACGATGACGACTGCGCCAAGGCCGAGATCCTGCTGCTGGACATGGTCGGCCAGGGCTTCTCACCCGGCAAGGTCGCCGCGTTCGGTCGCCGCATCCGCGAGGTCATCACCGAACGCGACGGACACGACCAGGCCCCCCCAGGACGCGCAGCGCGGGTATGA
- a CDS encoding PhzF family phenazine biosynthesis protein, with amino-acid sequence MTTCMLARAFVNSEGAHGNPALVVVEPEGATATSQQRQDLADDLAVPATVFVHDAAEGRVSIHSNYGSPIRFGGHPSLATVEVLHHLGFHVAAITPEAGRVSCRRDSDGTVWLTAPASWSKPWRHYQMDDAEEIDALTGLPAGEDFTQVWAWMDEPAGRVRARLWAPRIGKGEDEACGSASMLLTLKLARPLEVLHGRHHSLILTQPVDEELVELGGRCVLDPPSDEVQTKVDAFYGRTPP; translated from the coding sequence ATGACAACGTGCATGCTGGCGCGGGCGTTCGTGAACTCTGAAGGGGCTCACGGAAATCCCGCGTTGGTCGTGGTCGAGCCGGAGGGCGCGACGGCGACGTCCCAGCAGCGTCAGGACCTCGCGGACGATCTCGCGGTTCCCGCCACCGTGTTCGTCCACGACGCCGCCGAGGGCCGGGTGAGCATCCACAGCAACTATGGGTCGCCCATTCGCTTCGGCGGTCATCCCTCGCTCGCCACGGTCGAGGTCCTGCACCACCTCGGCTTCCACGTCGCCGCCATCACCCCTGAAGCAGGCCGCGTCTCATGCCGCCGCGATTCCGATGGCACCGTCTGGCTGACCGCCCCGGCGTCGTGGTCCAAGCCCTGGCGGCACTACCAGATGGACGACGCCGAGGAGATCGACGCGCTGACCGGGCTGCCCGCCGGGGAGGACTTCACCCAGGTCTGGGCCTGGATGGACGAACCCGCGGGCCGGGTCCGCGCCCGGCTTTGGGCGCCGCGCATCGGCAAGGGCGAGGACGAGGCGTGCGGTAGCGCCTCCATGCTGCTGACCCTGAAGCTGGCTCGCCCGCTCGAAGTCCTGCACGGCCGCCACCACTCGCTCATCCTCACCCAGCCTGTGGACGAAGAACTCGTCGAGCTCGGAGGACGCTGCGTCCTCGACCCGCCGTCCGACGAGGTCCAGACCAAGGTCGACGCCTTCTATGGCCGGACACCACCCTGA
- a CDS encoding acetamidase/formamidase family protein — MSEMPDRLRDGLPKPVVLETSRKTAGWGLFTPHPEPVLTVQPGACVTIKTVSWVGATVPEGPVAYFEALGVPADQVLPELLEVATIPRPEGSSCHILTGPISIEGAEPDDVLEVRVLDVSPRVPYGVHITGPDCGVLGDLLERRSTRLFRLDPEQRFYPFGGGIEIPFRPFAGIMAVAPPTSAGTVSANPPDRWGGNMDFRDLVAGSTLYLPVFQPGGMFYTGDTHGAQGHGEVSQTAIEHSMAVTVQFLVHKGGALKFPRAEDADHVWCMGIHEDLDEAMRIANREVVDYLIAVMGMRDDEAYRFSGLLADFKVAEAVNGNKVIVAEVHKDRLRPLLGGADLPVVGGGLH, encoded by the coding sequence ATGAGTGAGATGCCCGACAGGCTCCGAGACGGCTTGCCGAAGCCGGTCGTACTGGAGACCAGCCGAAAGACCGCGGGCTGGGGTCTCTTCACACCCCACCCGGAACCCGTCCTGACGGTGCAGCCCGGTGCGTGCGTCACCATCAAGACCGTCAGCTGGGTCGGAGCGACCGTTCCCGAGGGACCGGTCGCCTACTTCGAGGCACTGGGGGTGCCTGCCGACCAGGTGTTGCCCGAACTGCTGGAAGTGGCCACGATTCCGCGCCCGGAAGGGTCCAGTTGCCACATCCTCACCGGGCCGATCAGCATCGAGGGCGCCGAACCGGACGACGTGCTGGAGGTCCGCGTCCTGGACGTCTCGCCGCGCGTTCCCTACGGCGTGCACATCACCGGCCCGGACTGCGGAGTCCTCGGCGATCTGCTGGAGAGGCGGTCCACCCGCCTGTTCCGGCTCGACCCCGAACAGCGCTTCTACCCCTTCGGGGGCGGCATCGAGATCCCCTTCAGGCCGTTCGCGGGGATCATGGCGGTCGCGCCACCGACTTCGGCCGGCACCGTGTCCGCCAACCCGCCCGACCGGTGGGGCGGCAACATGGACTTTCGCGACCTCGTCGCGGGTTCGACCCTCTACCTCCCGGTCTTCCAGCCGGGCGGCATGTTCTACACGGGCGACACCCACGGCGCACAGGGGCACGGCGAAGTCAGCCAGACCGCCATCGAGCACTCCATGGCGGTGACCGTCCAGTTCCTCGTGCACAAGGGCGGCGCCTTGAAGTTTCCGCGCGCGGAGGACGCCGATCACGTCTGGTGCATGGGGATCCACGAGGACCTCGACGAGGCCATGAGGATCGCCAACCGGGAGGTCGTCGACTACCTCATCGCCGTCATGGGGATGCGGGACGACGAGGCCTACAGGTTCTCGGGCCTCCTGGCGGACTTCAAGGTCGCCGAGGCGGTGAACGGCAACAAGGTCATCGTCGCCGAGGTCCACAAGGACCGGCTGCGCCCCCTACTGGGCGGAGCCGACCTTCCCGTTGTGGGCGGCGGACTGCACTAG